The genomic interval GAGCCGAAGCGAGACTGACCAGGATATGGGTGCGCAGCCCGGCTGCATTGTGACGCCATTCTCTCTCGAAACCGACAACTGCGCCCAGCAGCAGAGCAATCGTCAAGCGGATTGCTATTACATCCATGCCCAGCCAACTCTCATTGGCCCAATATAAAATGTCGGTATTCATTGCTTTCTTTCGTTTGTTCGATTTGGGCAAAAGGAAACCAGATGCCGAATATTCGGGTAACGGCGGTTGGGCCAAGGAAAGGAGCAAAGGCAATATAGGCCGCTATGTTTTCGTAGCTGTAGGTGGATTACGGTGCCGCCGCTCCGCCCGGTATGCGAACAGGGCAAAACTTTCAAGTCAGCTTGCCTCTGTGCCATTTTGCTGAATGAGGAAACGTCAAGACATAAGGATGGCCATCGGCAAAAGAGACAATAAGGGTGCTGATTTATCAGATGGCATTGCGCAAGTCCTTGTTATAGCTCCTATTACTAACTGCGCGGTCGCCTAATTGTTCCCCTTTTCCATCAGTTTTGGCAAAAGGTATGAAAATCTCAAATGAATTGGCCAATTGCGCGCGATCTGTCTCAGACAAGGACGTGAGTTTTCCAAGCTTGGAGACAAATTTCAAACCGGTTGGCACAAATCAGTAAAAAGCTTTTGCCTTTGGGCCATAATCGGCGCAACTAGAGACGACAAAAAGAAAAGATCACCACGAGGTAACAAATGTTCGAAAAAATGCAGGAACAGCCGCCTGTAAGCTTGCTGGGTCTTCTTATTGCCTATCAGGCAGATCCGCGCCCGCACAAGATTGACCTTGGCGTTGGCGTTTATCGTGATGCAACGGGTCACACGCCCGTCATGCGCGCTGTAAAGGCGGCCGAAAAGCGCCTTTGGGAAACGCAGGATAGCAAGCGCTATCTTGGCCGTGAAGGGGACATGGGGTTTGTTGAAGCACTCAAGCCGATCATTTTTGGCGCTGGCAGTGACCTGATTGATCAAACGACAGGATTGCAGACACCCGGTGGCTGCGGCGCAATCAGACTGGCCGCTGATGTAATCGCGACCGCCAGTCCTGATGCGCGGGTCTGGACGGGAACCCCGGGGTGGCCGAACCATAATCTGTTCTTCTCCCATTCCGGACAAGAAGTGATCGAATATCCCTTCTTTGATCTGGCGACCCAGACCATCCTGTTCGACAAGGTGCGCGAGGCGCTGACCTCTACCCGCGAAGGCGATGTCTTTCTGCTGCATGGCTGCTGTCACAACCCGACTGGCGCGAATTTTACCACAGAGCAGTGGCAGGAAATCGCCGATTTGCTCGTGGAGCGCAAGCTGGTGCCATTCCTTGATCTGGCTTATCAGGGGCTTGGACGTGGTCTTGAAGAAGATGCCAAGGCCCTTCAGCTCGTGCTTTCAGCCGTAGATGAAGCCTTCATTTCCTATTCCTGTGACAAGAATTTCGGTTTTTATCGTGATCGTGTCGGCGCGCTCTACATGATGAGCCGCAATCCCCGCGAGTTGAAAATTGCTGCCAGCAACGCAACCGCTTGTGCCGCTCCGAGTTGGGGTATGCCTCCAGATCATGGGGGCGCCGTGGTCCGAACCATCCTCGAGAGCGAAGAACTAACCGCCATCTGGCGTGCCGAACTCAAGGAGATGGGCGAACGGGTGAATGGCAACCGAGCCGCTTTGGCCGATGCGCACCCGGATCTGGCCTTCATTAAAGAGCAGGGCGGTCTTTTCTCCACGCTCAATATGTCGGTTGAAACCGCCAAGAAGCTGCGCGAACACTACGCGATCTATTTTGCCGATTCCGGTCGCATGAATCTGGCAGGCATGCAGCCGGCGGACGTGAAGCCGATCATCGATGCGTTGGTTGCAGAGGGTGTTCTCAAGGCCCTTTAAGCCTGAAGGGCGACATGACAAAAAAGGAGCAGGGCTTGTGCAAAGTCCTGCT from uncultured Cohaesibacter sp. carries:
- a CDS encoding amino acid aminotransferase — translated: MFEKMQEQPPVSLLGLLIAYQADPRPHKIDLGVGVYRDATGHTPVMRAVKAAEKRLWETQDSKRYLGREGDMGFVEALKPIIFGAGSDLIDQTTGLQTPGGCGAIRLAADVIATASPDARVWTGTPGWPNHNLFFSHSGQEVIEYPFFDLATQTILFDKVREALTSTREGDVFLLHGCCHNPTGANFTTEQWQEIADLLVERKLVPFLDLAYQGLGRGLEEDAKALQLVLSAVDEAFISYSCDKNFGFYRDRVGALYMMSRNPRELKIAASNATACAAPSWGMPPDHGGAVVRTILESEELTAIWRAELKEMGERVNGNRAALADAHPDLAFIKEQGGLFSTLNMSVETAKKLREHYAIYFADSGRMNLAGMQPADVKPIIDALVAEGVLKAL